A stretch of Labrus bergylta chromosome 19, fLabBer1.1, whole genome shotgun sequence DNA encodes these proteins:
- the s100s gene encoding S100 calcium binding protein S isoform X1, with amino-acid sequence MPDTIMSKEPSSNLESAMQMLIKTFHKYSGKEGDKYTLSRGELKELLLEELGTYLGTSKDNEAVEKVMNDLDANNDGEVDFTEFIILMGALTVACNDFFLEFKTDEKPNDESKGNSAEKKD; translated from the exons ATGCCGGACACAAT CATGTCCAAGGAGCCCAGTTCCAACCTGGAGAGTGCCATGCAGATGCTCATAAAGACCTTCCACAAGTACTCTGGGAAGGAGGGCGACAAGTACACGCTGAGCAGAGGAGAGCTAAAGGAGCTGCTACTAGAGGAACTCGGGACTTACTTAGGG ACCTCCAAAGATAATGAAGCAGTCGAGAAGGTGATGAACGACTTGGACGCCAACAACGACGGGGAGGTGGACTTCACCGAGTTCATCATCCTGATGGGCGCCCTCACCGTCGCCTGCAACGACTTCTTCCTGGAGTTCAAGACAGACGAGAAACCGAATGACGAAAGCAAAGGCAACTCAGCGGAGAAGAAAGATTGA
- the s100u gene encoding S100 calcium binding protein U translates to MEDAIQTLVKVYLKSSKGKECLGKKDFQGLVKGQLSNILSDADSKEAVNNLMTQELDANQDGKVGFEEYMQLVGYLAVSLSEERTRAKEEPAQNAASEQVVLTTPDKEEEKPEANAEAKDEAKPEANQEPKAEATAEIKVNANADGNIEVKVEAKADGETEPEATKESPTEAAATAVEAAATAAATAVEAAATAVENAVNEEEKAEETEKVEDAAKKLAAAVEGEVEKIEEATS, encoded by the exons ATGGAAGATGCCATTCAGACACTGGTGAAGGTCTACCTAAAGTCGTCCAAGGGAAAAGAGTGTCTAGGAAAGAAAGATTTCCAGGGCCTTGTTAAGGGCCAGCTCTCCAACATCCTCTCG GATGCAGACAGTAAGGAAGCAGTCAACAACTTGATGACCCAGGAGTTGGACGCCAACCAAGACGGCAAGGTCGGCTTTGAGGAGTACATGCAGCTGGTCGGATACCTGGCAGTCTCGCTCAGTGAGGAGCGTACTCGCGCCAAAGAGGAACCGGCCCAAAATGCTGCGTCTGAACAAGTGGTACTAACCACCCCAgacaaagaagaggagaagcCGGAAGCAAACGCAGAGGCAAAGGATGAAGCTAAACCAGAGGCGAATCAAGAGCCAAAGGCAGAAGCTACCGCTGAGATAAAGGTAAACGCAAACGCAGATGGAAACATAGAAGTAAAAGTAGAAGCCAAGGCAGACGGGGAGACTGAGCCGGAAGCAACAAAGGAGAGCCCAACAGAAGCTGCGGCGACGGCGGTGGAGGCAGCGGCGACGGCAGCGGCAACGGCGGTGGAGGCAGCGGCGACGGCAGTGGAAAATGCTGTGAACGAAGAGGAGAAAGCGGAGGAGACAGAAAAGGTGGAAGACGCTGCTAAGAAGCTGGCTGCAGCTGTGGAGGGAGAAGTGGAGAAGATTGAAGAGGCGACCTCATAA
- the pbxip1a gene encoding pre-B-cell leukemia transcription factor-interacting protein 1 isoform X2 has translation MSDNSHSTGSSSGSSTNSWTLLSPEEAAVENVGPVDDGTESLGDAPSLSEDVTGAAVEFKPSDTSIETVLSEEGHQVCQETSPESGEGPIPSSPSRLSPLPPNSLDPSDLDLESQPPVIHDMVTSSPGDNEPLGATPFVTTMDLGAPLDLPAAELLTEELLEESCSAPSPTEIPEVSAERVLDAAPDITLIPASPVEESPVFVAEPEVSIPTVTLTASDAPSHVEADVSTGPESMEPESHVPQSPPMPEIPITLSPAPETVGAVEEEKEEEEEEEEEAVEEAEIDPVETLTQGRREEDEEEGEEPSSSLDLGDTSGFDDGLRRRNVPSFEALRPRTSDEEDEEEEVEFKLAERKEEKPWCSLNKCIVGALILLFLGSLFLSGDFDGSDEEQSQDWLSSDPQDMKELLNKLTQENQQIAQLEAQLQSQKEELDSALKTVAASDSKEVKAGLEKENTRLKEELSSLPELKKELESLRSRVTELNQLTADQVVSAVESGSTPQPADKDEHSEQEAAGPEKKRETSSGGRLKEELQRQKVLLEESRKRLQGMKKDGGDRKRVRDSLEEIQKKLSEQVERWGKKKPQEAKWKGNKGKTNERDHLKRDEKKEWRGEKDRKHGKDGGWREKEEKKEKEWRSEKQNSHKEAWRKHQDEWERKKWERRTDREERRKEKPWHGKHEKNSHNHNHQHQHQTPRQPHQHNQIHFWKDQEKKLKRNILPQMGRLSSEESAAREGLYPVELPEFEELLEGYLSKLEGSAPESKDKLRKLTAEFFEGGVFIHERVLFSDFAEDVADILEDMVDVFENGGGKDGDDDDSLEEAMEEFEREALWKFAATA, from the exons ATGTCTGACAACAGCCACAGcacaggcagcagcagcggctCCTCCACCAACAGCTGGACCCTCCTATCCCCCGAG gAAGCTGCTGTTGAGAATGTCGGGCCAGTGGATGACGGCACAGAGAGCCTGGGTGATGCCCCGAGTCTCTCTGAAGACGtgacag GAGCTGCTGTGGAGTTCAAACCAAGTGACACTTCAATAGAAACAGTTCTGTCTGAAGAAGGCCATCAG GTGTGTCAGGAGACCTCTCCAGAGTCAGGTGAGGGTCCCATCCCTTCCAGTCCGTCACGATTGAGTCCTCTACCTCCGAACTCTCTTGACCCCTCAGACCTGGACCTGGAGAGTCAGCCTCCAGTCATCCATGACATGGTCACCAGCTCCCCCGGTGACAACGAGCCCCTCGGAGCCACACCCTTTGTCACCACCATGGATTTGGGCGCCCCCCTCGATCTTCCTGCAGCCGAACTCTTAACAGAGGAGCTTCTTGAGGAGTCGTGCTCTGCTCCTTCCCCGACCGAGATCCCCGAGGTCTCTGCAGAACGCGTGCTCGACGCGGCCCCTGATATCACGCTGATTCCCGCGAGCCCCGTCGAGGAGAGTCCTGTTTTCGTCGCGGAACCCGAGGTCAGCATCCCCACTGTGACCCTCACAGCATCTGATGCCCCCTCTCATGTCGAAGCTGATGTCAGCACCGGTCCAGAGAGCATGGAGCCGGAGAGCCACGTCCCACAGAGCCCCCCGATGCCAGAGATCCCCATCACTCTTAGTCCTGCACCAGAGACTGTTGGtgcagtggaggaggagaaggaggaggaggaggaggaggaggaggaggctgtggAAGAGGCAGAGATAGATCCTGTAGAGACGTTGACCCAGGGCAGgcgagaggaagatgaagaagaaggagaag AGCCTTCCAGTAGTTTGGATTTGGGCGACACGAGCGGCTTCGACGACggactgaggaggaggaacgTTCCCTCCTTCGAGGCACTGAGGCCGAGAACATCGGAtgaggaagacgaggaagaggaggtggagttCAAGCTGGccgagaggaaggaggagaagccGTGGTGCTCCTTGAACAAATGCATTGTGGGAGCTCTGATATTGCTCTTCCTAgggtctctctttctctcag GTGACTTTGACGGGTCAGATGAAGAACAAAGCCAG GACTGGCTTAGCAGTGATCCACAGGATATGAAAGAGCTATTGAATAAGCTGACACAGGAAAACCAACAAATCGCTCAGCTAGAGGCGCAACTACAG TCCCAGAAAGAAGAACTTGACTCGGCTCTGAAGACAGTGGCAGCAAGCGACAGCAAAGAGGTTAAAGCGGGTctggaaaaggaaaacacaaggCTGAAGGAGGAGCTGTCGTCTCTGCCCGAGctgaagaaagagctggagagtCTGAGGTCcagagtgacagagctgaaCCAACTCACAG CTGATCAGGTGGTATCAGCAGTGGAATCAGGCTCAACCCCTCAACCAGCAGACAAAGATGAACACAGTGAGCAGGAGGCAGCTGgtccagagaagaagagggaaacGAGTTCTGGAGGAAGGCTGAAGGAAGAACTGCAGCGTCAGAAAGTCCttctggaggagagcaggaagAGACTGCAAGGAATGAAAAAAGACGGAGGCGACAGGAAACGAGTGAGGGACAGTTTGGAGGAGATCCAGAAGAAGCTGTCTGAACAGGTGGAGAGGTGGGGGAAGAAGAAGCCGCAGGAGGCCAAATGGAAAGGGAACAAGGGCAAAACGAACGAGAGGGACCACTTGAAGAGAGACGAGAAgaaggagtggagaggagagaaggacagGAAGCACGGcaaggatggaggatggagggagaaggaggagaagaaggagaaggagtgGAGGTCTGAGAAGCAAAACTCTCACAAGGAGGCGTGGAGGAAACACCAGGACGAGTGGGAGAGGAAGAAGTGGGAGAGGAGGACGGaccgagaggagaggaggaaggagaaaccGTGGCATGGCAAGCATGAGAAGAACTCCCACAACCACAAccatcagcatcagcatcagaCGCCCCGCCAGCCCCATCAGCACAACCAGATCCACTTCTGGAAGGACCAGGAGAAGAAGCTGAAACGCAACATCCTCCCCCAAATGGGCCGCCTCTCCTCCGAGGAGTCTGCTGCCAGGGAGGGGCTCTACCCGGTGGAGCTGCCCGAGTTTGAGGAGCTGCTGGAGGGCTACCTGAGCAAGCTTGAGGGGTCCGCTCCCGAGAGCAAGGACAAGCTCAGGAAGCTGACCGCCGAGTTCTTTGAGGGCGGCGTTTTCATCCACGAGAGGGTCCTTTTCAGTGACTTCGCCGAGGACGTGGCCGACATCCTGGAGGACATGGTGGACGTTTTTGAGAACGGCGGGGGGAAGGACGGCGACGACGACGACTCCCTGGAGGAGGCGATGGAGGAGTTTGAGCGGGAAGCGCTGTGGAAGTTTGCAGCCACAGcttaa
- the cks1b gene encoding cyclin-dependent kinases regulatory subunit 1 produces the protein MSHKQIYYSDKYDDEKYEYRHVMLPKDIAKRVPKTHLMSETEWRNLGVQQSQGWVHYMIHQPEPHILLFRRPLTCQKS, from the exons ATGTCGCACAAACAGATCTACTACTCTGATAAATACGACGATGAAAAATACGAGTACAG ACATGTAATGTTACCTAAAGATATTGCAAAGCGTGTACCCAAGACCCACTTGATGTCTGAGACCGAGTGGAGGAACCTGGGGGTCCAACAGAGCCAAGGATGGGTGCATTACATGATCCACCAGCCAG AGCCTCACATCTTGCTGTTCCGACGCCCTCTGACCTGCCAGAAGTCATAA
- the s100a11 gene encoding protein S100-A11, whose translation MEAAICTLVTQFKSYAGKDGSSSTLSKDEFQNLVIAQLPNHVKNASDPQAIEQLMGSLDENNDGELTFSEFWQLIGKLASKQGGFTQ comes from the exons ATGGAAGCCGCCATATGCACCCTCGTCACCCAGTTCAAGTCGTACGCTGGGAAAGACGGATCCTCCAGCACCCTGAGCAAAGATGAGTTCCAAAACCTGGTGATCGCTCAGCTGCCCAACCATGTCAAG AATGCCAGCGACCCCCAGGCCATCGAGCAGCTCATGGGCTCACTGGACGAGAACAACGACGGGGAGCTGACGTTCTCAGAGTTCTGGCAGCTGATTGGAAAACTGGCGAGCAAACAGGGGGGCTTCActcaataa
- the s100s gene encoding S100 calcium binding protein S isoform X2, giving the protein MSKEPSSNLESAMQMLIKTFHKYSGKEGDKYTLSRGELKELLLEELGTYLGTSKDNEAVEKVMNDLDANNDGEVDFTEFIILMGALTVACNDFFLEFKTDEKPNDESKGNSAEKKD; this is encoded by the exons ATGTCCAAGGAGCCCAGTTCCAACCTGGAGAGTGCCATGCAGATGCTCATAAAGACCTTCCACAAGTACTCTGGGAAGGAGGGCGACAAGTACACGCTGAGCAGAGGAGAGCTAAAGGAGCTGCTACTAGAGGAACTCGGGACTTACTTAGGG ACCTCCAAAGATAATGAAGCAGTCGAGAAGGTGATGAACGACTTGGACGCCAACAACGACGGGGAGGTGGACTTCACCGAGTTCATCATCCTGATGGGCGCCCTCACCGTCGCCTGCAACGACTTCTTCCTGGAGTTCAAGACAGACGAGAAACCGAATGACGAAAGCAAAGGCAACTCAGCGGAGAAGAAAGATTGA
- the pbxip1a gene encoding pre-B-cell leukemia transcription factor-interacting protein 1 isoform X1, protein MSDNSHSTGSSSGSSTNSWTLLSPEEAAVENVGPVDDGTESLGDAPSLSEDVTGAAVEFKPSDTSIETVLSEEGHQVCQETSPESGEGPIPSSPSRLSPLPPNSLDPSDLDLESQPPVIHDMVTSSPGDNEPLGATPFVTTMDLGAPLDLPAAELLTEELLEESCSAPSPTEIPEVSAERVLDAAPDITLIPASPVEESPVFVAEPEVSIPTVTLTASDAPSHVEADVSTGPESMEPESHVPQSPPMPEIPITLSPAPETVGAVEEEKEEEEEEEEEAVEEAEIDPVETLTQGRREEDEEEGEEPSSSLDLGDTSGFDDGLRRRNVPSFEALRPRTSDEEDEEEEVEFKLAERKEEKPWCSLNKCIVGALILLFLGSLFLSGFLSDLDNGDFDGSDEEQSQDWLSSDPQDMKELLNKLTQENQQIAQLEAQLQSQKEELDSALKTVAASDSKEVKAGLEKENTRLKEELSSLPELKKELESLRSRVTELNQLTADQVVSAVESGSTPQPADKDEHSEQEAAGPEKKRETSSGGRLKEELQRQKVLLEESRKRLQGMKKDGGDRKRVRDSLEEIQKKLSEQVERWGKKKPQEAKWKGNKGKTNERDHLKRDEKKEWRGEKDRKHGKDGGWREKEEKKEKEWRSEKQNSHKEAWRKHQDEWERKKWERRTDREERRKEKPWHGKHEKNSHNHNHQHQHQTPRQPHQHNQIHFWKDQEKKLKRNILPQMGRLSSEESAAREGLYPVELPEFEELLEGYLSKLEGSAPESKDKLRKLTAEFFEGGVFIHERVLFSDFAEDVADILEDMVDVFENGGGKDGDDDDSLEEAMEEFEREALWKFAATA, encoded by the exons ATGTCTGACAACAGCCACAGcacaggcagcagcagcggctCCTCCACCAACAGCTGGACCCTCCTATCCCCCGAG gAAGCTGCTGTTGAGAATGTCGGGCCAGTGGATGACGGCACAGAGAGCCTGGGTGATGCCCCGAGTCTCTCTGAAGACGtgacag GAGCTGCTGTGGAGTTCAAACCAAGTGACACTTCAATAGAAACAGTTCTGTCTGAAGAAGGCCATCAG GTGTGTCAGGAGACCTCTCCAGAGTCAGGTGAGGGTCCCATCCCTTCCAGTCCGTCACGATTGAGTCCTCTACCTCCGAACTCTCTTGACCCCTCAGACCTGGACCTGGAGAGTCAGCCTCCAGTCATCCATGACATGGTCACCAGCTCCCCCGGTGACAACGAGCCCCTCGGAGCCACACCCTTTGTCACCACCATGGATTTGGGCGCCCCCCTCGATCTTCCTGCAGCCGAACTCTTAACAGAGGAGCTTCTTGAGGAGTCGTGCTCTGCTCCTTCCCCGACCGAGATCCCCGAGGTCTCTGCAGAACGCGTGCTCGACGCGGCCCCTGATATCACGCTGATTCCCGCGAGCCCCGTCGAGGAGAGTCCTGTTTTCGTCGCGGAACCCGAGGTCAGCATCCCCACTGTGACCCTCACAGCATCTGATGCCCCCTCTCATGTCGAAGCTGATGTCAGCACCGGTCCAGAGAGCATGGAGCCGGAGAGCCACGTCCCACAGAGCCCCCCGATGCCAGAGATCCCCATCACTCTTAGTCCTGCACCAGAGACTGTTGGtgcagtggaggaggagaaggaggaggaggaggaggaggaggaggaggctgtggAAGAGGCAGAGATAGATCCTGTAGAGACGTTGACCCAGGGCAGgcgagaggaagatgaagaagaaggagaag AGCCTTCCAGTAGTTTGGATTTGGGCGACACGAGCGGCTTCGACGACggactgaggaggaggaacgTTCCCTCCTTCGAGGCACTGAGGCCGAGAACATCGGAtgaggaagacgaggaagaggaggtggagttCAAGCTGGccgagaggaaggaggagaagccGTGGTGCTCCTTGAACAAATGCATTGTGGGAGCTCTGATATTGCTCTTCCTAgggtctctctttctctcag GTTTCCTCTCTGACCTGGATAATG GTGACTTTGACGGGTCAGATGAAGAACAAAGCCAG GACTGGCTTAGCAGTGATCCACAGGATATGAAAGAGCTATTGAATAAGCTGACACAGGAAAACCAACAAATCGCTCAGCTAGAGGCGCAACTACAG TCCCAGAAAGAAGAACTTGACTCGGCTCTGAAGACAGTGGCAGCAAGCGACAGCAAAGAGGTTAAAGCGGGTctggaaaaggaaaacacaaggCTGAAGGAGGAGCTGTCGTCTCTGCCCGAGctgaagaaagagctggagagtCTGAGGTCcagagtgacagagctgaaCCAACTCACAG CTGATCAGGTGGTATCAGCAGTGGAATCAGGCTCAACCCCTCAACCAGCAGACAAAGATGAACACAGTGAGCAGGAGGCAGCTGgtccagagaagaagagggaaacGAGTTCTGGAGGAAGGCTGAAGGAAGAACTGCAGCGTCAGAAAGTCCttctggaggagagcaggaagAGACTGCAAGGAATGAAAAAAGACGGAGGCGACAGGAAACGAGTGAGGGACAGTTTGGAGGAGATCCAGAAGAAGCTGTCTGAACAGGTGGAGAGGTGGGGGAAGAAGAAGCCGCAGGAGGCCAAATGGAAAGGGAACAAGGGCAAAACGAACGAGAGGGACCACTTGAAGAGAGACGAGAAgaaggagtggagaggagagaaggacagGAAGCACGGcaaggatggaggatggagggagaaggaggagaagaaggagaaggagtgGAGGTCTGAGAAGCAAAACTCTCACAAGGAGGCGTGGAGGAAACACCAGGACGAGTGGGAGAGGAAGAAGTGGGAGAGGAGGACGGaccgagaggagaggaggaaggagaaaccGTGGCATGGCAAGCATGAGAAGAACTCCCACAACCACAAccatcagcatcagcatcagaCGCCCCGCCAGCCCCATCAGCACAACCAGATCCACTTCTGGAAGGACCAGGAGAAGAAGCTGAAACGCAACATCCTCCCCCAAATGGGCCGCCTCTCCTCCGAGGAGTCTGCTGCCAGGGAGGGGCTCTACCCGGTGGAGCTGCCCGAGTTTGAGGAGCTGCTGGAGGGCTACCTGAGCAAGCTTGAGGGGTCCGCTCCCGAGAGCAAGGACAAGCTCAGGAAGCTGACCGCCGAGTTCTTTGAGGGCGGCGTTTTCATCCACGAGAGGGTCCTTTTCAGTGACTTCGCCGAGGACGTGGCCGACATCCTGGAGGACATGGTGGACGTTTTTGAGAACGGCGGGGGGAAGGACGGCGACGACGACGACTCCCTGGAGGAGGCGATGGAGGAGTTTGAGCGGGAAGCGCTGTGGAAGTTTGCAGCCACAGcttaa